ATCGGCATATTGGCCATTACTTCATAATCGTTCACTTTGCCAATATCCCACCATTCGTAATCCTGCACATAACCATAAATCGGCACCTTATTTTGCAGTAAAACCGGAAAAACATCCCCAGGCAAATCAACCTCATGACAATCTGGCTTAAACTTCTCGATATAGGGGAAGATTGCTTGATCTAATAAATAAGTTCCCGTACTAACAGGTCGGCCTAAATGAGTTTTTTCCAGGAACTGCGTGATTCGACTATTGTTATCGATCTCCGCAATTCCCACCTCAAGACGGTACTGAGTCGATAATGCCACAGAAACCATACCGCCATGCTGCCGGTGAAACTGCAGCAGCTCATGATAATCCAAATGACAAATGGTATCACCAGGTACAACAAAGAACTCGCTTTCTCCCTCAAGACTTTTACGGGCACGCCAAATCTCACCAGCTTTGCCTGCTGGGGTTTTCCCACGACTGTACTCAATATGAATGCCCCAGCGGCTGCCATCACCAAAATAATTTTCTATTTGCTCAGCTAAATAGCTAGTGGCAATGACATATTCTCCAATCCCATATGAAATTAAGTCCAACAAAATCCACTCCAACAGCGGCTTGCCATAAAGCGGTACCATTGGCTTGGGAATATAGTCAGTGATTGGGCGCAGCCTTGTGCCTTTACCAGCTGCCAAAATTAGCGCTTTCATATCCGCCTCCTCCTTACAAGTTCTTCAGCCCAATCGGCTGCTGCTTTTGCGCCTCCATATTTTTCACCTAACTCCTTGAGTCTTTGTGCTTGGATTCGATAACTTGGACACCCAATAATGGTTTTTATTGCTTCTGCTAACCCAGCTGATGTCAAAGTCTGCTTATCAAGAACAATGCCGGCACCATGCTGTGACAAAACTGCCCCGTTATCTTCCTGTTCACCCATGGATGGCACCACTACCGCTGGTGTGCCGCAAGCAATGCAAGTCATCAAAGTCGATGAACCGCCATGAAAAACAGTCACATCACTAGCTTTGATCATCTCAGTTCCAGAAACAAACCCTTTGATAATGGCATTATCAGGCGGCATATACGCTTTGATGGCATCAGGAGAAATAGCAATTCCAGTCGCAATCACTCCGATGACATCAGGCAGTAACTTAAGCGCGTCCAAGACAATTTTTAGAAAGCCTTCACCAATCAGAGAAGAGCCGCCGCCAATAGTGATATAGGCCATAGCTTGTTGAGTGCTGCCGATATGAGTTTGCTTCAACGTTTCTCTTGCTGGCAGCAAATCGGGATACTCGGTCAACAGCGGACCCGAAAAACGAATTTTCTCTGTGATAGAGACAACCGCATCGCCTAAGCTGCCAATATTAATTCCGCCATCGATCTCCGGCATGCCCTCCACAACCATAAGATCTGCTGCTGCAATCAGGTTAAGCATTTTGTTTTTAATTAATTCGCCCTCTTGGTCACTGCTGTCCGGAATTCGCTTTGAGAATAACTGTAGCGTTTTAGGTCCATGTGGCTGCAGAAATACCATAATAGAAGGGATTTCCAAACTGCGAGCTGCTTGAGCACCGCTGAGAGTGCCACTCAGAATGAGCTCAGGCTGCTCTTTCTCGGCTGCTTCGGTTTCAATCTTCATAATCTGTGCCATCATTACTTGCATCTTCCCTGCAATCTGCTCTCGATTCAGACTCTCTCTCCCCTGAGAATAAACCTCCAGCTGCGGCATATTGCCGACTTCGATGACCTCAATACCAAAATTCTTAATAATAGGAATTAGTTTCGCTGCCGCAAGAAAACGAATATCATGACCACGGCGTTGAAGTTCCTTGGCGATAGCTACCACGCGAATGGTCTGGCCTATTATTGTACCTGTGCCCATTTGTGCTGTACAGAGAACTTTCATGTGCTGGCTCCTCCTCTACTTCATGAACAATAAAATGTTCTTGTGACAAAAATTCATCCACTAATTGATGAAAATAGTCCCGGTAATGATGATAAATCATATCTCGCACTTCCGGTTTGCTCGGGAACTCACTGCTTTCAAGGATGGAAGCCTTTACCGACCCCAGCATATTCCCCATCACTACACCAATCAGTGGACTATGCATTCTGGCATAGGCATAGATAAAACCAGCCGAGGCAGAATCCCCGCAGCCTATTGTATCGATAATTCGGCCCACGTTCGTGACTGGAACAGCGGCCCAAAACATGCGGCCTTGCCTTTGCCAGGCAATCAAGGATGACTGATCACCAAAGGTAATCCAGCAGGCAGTTAACCCTTCATGTACCACACTAAGGGCATACTGCAGATAGTCATCATAGCGTTTAAGAAACCGTCCGGCAGCCCAGGATGCTTCCTTTTCGTTCATTTTGAGAATGTCAATACAAGCAAGCCATTGCTTAGCATTCTGCCAATATTTCTTAAACCGCTGCCCCGTTTGATCCACTCCGGTGATAAGCCCATGAACGTCCAAAAAAATGGCGGCGTTACATTTCAAACGAAACTGCTGTAACTGTTCAAGTGAAATATCGGTATCATTCAGCGGCATCAGAATCACATACTCGCACTCGATCAATGAGTTGAAGTCGCTGTCCGAAACAGGTGTCATGATTTGTGTCTGACAACTAGTCCGCTCATGTTCGTCAATATAGCGAAGCTCAATCGCAGTACCCGTTTGCGCTGCATGGCTAACGCCTGTTAGCTCAATATGGGGATGATCAAGCAGCACAGCCACTTGGTCTAAATCATTTGGTGAAACATGAGACAAGCAGATTACATGATCTTGAGTTCCTTCCAACAATCTGGCCAATACCGTTGCACTATAAACAACAGCACCGAACTTTGAGACCGTTTCTCCATTTGGCCAGACAACTTGATCTTTCGAAATCGGTCCTACAATGCCAAATTTCATAATGTCCTCCTGACCGAAAAACTGTTGTTATTATTGTTACCCCACAAAACAAAAGCCAATATGGAAATAAATCCATATTGGCTTGTTCACATATCAAAAGTAGCCCTTATTTATGAAAATCCCTAAACTTCCATTAAAGGTACGACTATTATTTCCAGCCATCCTGCTGTCACCACTTAGGTTTCGGTCATCACCCCGCCGTTCACGTGCAAGACTTGACCTGAAACAAAGCCTGAGTCCTGTGAGGCGAGATAGACATAAGTTGGAGCCAACTCAAAAGGTTGTCCAGGCCTTTTCATTGGCGTATCAGTTCCAAAAGTTGTAATATAGTCAGCAGGCCAGCTAGCTGGCTGCAGAGGTGTCCAGATTGGCCCTGGTGCAACCGCATTAACCCGAATTTGAGCTTCGGCCAGCGATAAAGATAACGAGCGCGTAAAACTAACAATAGCCCCTTTGGTTGCAGAATAGTCGATAAGATACTGATTGCCGGCATACGCCGTGACTGAAGCGGTATTAATAATTGTACTGCCAGGTCCCATATAAGGCAACGCAGCTTTTATCATATAAAAAAATGCAAAAATATTAGTGCGAAATGTATCATCAAGCTGTTGATCAGAAATATCCATAATACTGCATTGTGGAAATTGCACCCCATGATTATTGACAAGTATGTCCAATTGCCCAAAGACTTTCATGGTTTGCCCAACCACCTGCTGCGATACGACTGCATTCCGCAGATCACCTGCGATCGCCAAACATCGCTGTCCTAATTCTTCAATGCGCGACTGGGTATATTGCGCATCACGGTGCTCATATAAGTAGACAATGACTACATCAGCGCCTTCTTTGGCAAAAGCAATTGCTACAGCGCGCCCAATCCCGCTGTCACCACCTGTTATAATAGCAACTTTTCCCGCCAATTTACCACTGCCCAGATATTCAGGATTTTCTGAGATTGGCAGCGGTTCCATCAAATATTCCAGACCAGGCTGAACATCCTGATGCTGTGGCGGAAAAACAATTGCCTGTTCCTGGCATTTTGTTGTTTTGCTATAGTAGCAATATTTAGGATACATAGTGCCCTCCCCTATAGAGCATTTCTTGTATCCTATGCCTTGTATTAAAGTTATGTAACCTTATAGGCGAAGAAACCGTTCAACGAAACTCTTTACGTTTACGGCGAGGCCATCGAATTGGCAGCCCCTTATCATCTGGTCTACCATAATATCCCTTACGAATGGGATCAAATTTGTTCCTACACAGCTTTTGCCACTCTTCGATAGTGAAAGGATATTCCCCGTGAGTTTTATCTGTAAATCGATCTTTAAACATATCTTCAAGAATTCTGAGTGGTACCAAGAACACAATCGACCCACTCCGGATCTCAGCAATACTCAATTGTGTATCCACCCGATATCTTACTGCTAATTGTACTAACATCAATACTCATCCTTTCTGTACTGTCTTGTTCTCAAAAGCAACCGCTGGTTATCTTTAACACTCAATCGTTAGATAATGATCAAGCTTTCTCAAAGTGGCTAATTCAGCTTCAGAAAAAACTTGGGCAATATCTAGCAAAATAATAACGCGATTTCCATTGCCAATTTCACCAAGCCCCCTGATGCAGGAACCCAAGTAGCTGCGTCCTCTTGTTGAAGCATCCAGGCAGGTAGCTGACAGACAAAAATTTTCAATAATTCCATCTGCAGCAATACCAATTTCCTGTGATCCTATTTGAGCTAAAATCACGTGGCATACTTCTGGCTTATGACCTACTAAACCAAATTTAGCTGACAATCGAATAACCGGGATAATCTGCCCATCTTTTCTGATTATGCCTTCCAGATAATCTGGTGCATCAGGAGTAGTAATGATTTCGCATGGCGTGAGAATACCCTTAATAGCATCCATCGGAATTGCATATTCTTCCTCTTGAATTCGAAAGATCACCACTTGTTCTTCAATCATATGATCGCTCCTTCGGAGAACTGTAAGTACAGTTCCCTACAAATATTAACGCTCGGCCTACAACAAACCCCTTTGGAAAAGTACTATTATTCTTTTCAAACATTCTTACTCAAATATATAATGCAAAAAGCATGCCAACACGGCATGCTTTTACAATAATCGCTATAATACTTGCTTCTCAGGCTTAAAGCAGATTCTACTGCCCCTCATAACCCTTTAACTAAATAACGTATGAGTAAATTAAATTTATACTGCGTTGACGTATACGTCAATTCGCATCTGCAATATGACTGTTGGATTTTTCCAAGCGACAAGAAAGCGCTCGCCGGGTCATACCGAGCATACGCGCTGCAGCTGATTTATTCCCTTGCTGCATTTCCAGGGCCTGCTCAATAATTCGATCAACATAATCGTCCAACGAGAATCCTTCAGGTGGTATTGTAAACTCATGAGGATCAATCATTGCAGTAGATTGAGGAACAATCTTAGGTGAATAGGAGTCCAATATTCCCAAATGAAGGGGCTTTACTTCTGAATCATTATACATAAATACTACCCATTCCATAGCATTGCGTAATTCCCGCACATTGCCAGGCCATTGATAAGATAATAAAAGTTTGGCGGCTTCTGCACCAACTGTGCGGAATTTCTTTCCTTTTTTGCGGGCAAATTGCTTTAATAGCAATTCAGCCAAAGGAAGAATTTCTTCAGGTCGTTCCCGAAGTGGCGGCAGCAAAATGTGACCTACTTTAAGGCGATAATAGAGGTCTTTACGGAATGTCCCATTTTTCATCCGTTCAGTAAGATCCACATTCGTGGCGCAGACAATCCGAAGATCTGTTTTAATTTTCTGTAATCCTCCAACCCGATAATACTCCTTCTCCTGTATGACACGCAATAATTTCGCTTGAAGATCTAACGGAATTTCACCAATCTCATCGAGAAATAAAGTTCCGCCTTGAGCCAAGTCAAATTTTCCTTTATGGCCTTTACTTGAGCCACCCGTATAGGCCCCCGCTTCATAGCCAAAAAGTTCACTTTCGAATAAGCTAGGTGATATTGCCGCACAGTTTATCGCAATAAATGGTTTCTCGTTGAGTGAACAGCCATTATGGATCATGGTGGCAATCAGTTCTTTGCCAGTACCAGTTTCCCCCTCTATCAGGACTGGAATGGTTCGGTCGGTATGATATTTTTGCGACTGTACCGTTATATTTTGCATGACTGGTGAAAAAAAACCTACACTATGCATGCCAATAGCATTTGCAAGCACTTCTTTTAAGCGTTCCAATTCTTGGCGTGTCTGAGCAGTAGCTGCCTCGAGTTCATAGGT
This portion of the Sporomusaceae bacterium FL31 genome encodes:
- a CDS encoding mannose-1-phosphate guanylyltransferase, whose product is MKALILAAGKGTRLRPITDYIPKPMVPLYGKPLLEWILLDLISYGIGEYVIATSYLAEQIENYFGDGSRWGIHIEYSRGKTPAGKAGEIWRARKSLEGESEFFVVPGDTICHLDYHELLQFHRQHGGMVSVALSTQYRLEVGIAEIDNNSRITQFLEKTHLGRPVSTGTYLLDQAIFPYIEKFKPDCHEVDLPGDVFPVLLQNKVPIYGYVQDYEWWDIGKVNDYEVMANMPMQQAAEVLDWHNHSVNTLFH
- a CDS encoding glycosyl transferase family 1, with the translated sequence MVAIAKELQRRGHDIRFLAAAKLIPIIKNFGIEVIEVGNMPQLEVYSQGRESLNREQIAGKMQVMMAQIMKIETEAAEKEQPELILSGTLSGAQAARSLEIPSIMVFLQPHGPKTLQLFSKRIPDSSDQEGELIKNKMLNLIAAADLMVVEGMPEIDGGINIGSLGDAVVSITEKIRFSGPLLTEYPDLLPARETLKQTHIGSTQQAMAYITIGGGSSLIGEGFLKIVLDALKLLPDVIGVIATGIAISPDAIKAYMPPDNAIIKGFVSGTEMIKASDVTVFHGGSSTLMTCIACGTPAVVVPSMGEQEDNGAVLSQHGAGIVLDKQTLTSAGLAEAIKTIIGCPSYRIQAQRLKELGEKYGGAKAAADWAEELVRRRRI
- a CDS encoding tagatose-6-phosphate kinase; the protein is MKFGIVGPISKDQVVWPNGETVSKFGAVVYSATVLARLLEGTQDHVICLSHVSPNDLDQVAVLLDHPHIELTGVSHAAQTGTAIELRYIDEHERTSCQTQIMTPVSDSDFNSLIECEYVILMPLNDTDISLEQLQQFRLKCNAAIFLDVHGLITGVDQTGQRFKKYWQNAKQWLACIDILKMNEKEASWAAGRFLKRYDDYLQYALSVVHEGLTACWITFGDQSSLIAWQRQGRMFWAAVPVTNVGRIIDTIGCGDSASAGFIYAYARMHSPLIGVVMGNMLGSVKASILESSEFPSKPEVRDMIYHHYRDYFHQLVDEFLSQEHFIVHEVEEEPAHESSLYSTNGHRYNNRPDHSRGSYRQGTSTPWS
- a CDS encoding NAD(P)-dependent oxidoreductase, with translation MYPKYCYYSKTTKCQEQAIVFPPQHQDVQPGLEYLMEPLPISENPEYLGSGKLAGKVAIITGGDSGIGRAVAIAFAKEGADVVIVYLYEHRDAQYTQSRIEELGQRCLAIAGDLRNAVVSQQVVGQTMKVFGQLDILVNNHGVQFPQCSIMDISDQQLDDTFRTNIFAFFYMIKAALPYMGPGSTIINTASVTAYAGNQYLIDYSATKGAIVSFTRSLSLSLAEAQIRVNAVAPGPIWTPLQPASWPADYITTFGTDTPMKRPGQPFELAPTYVYLASQDSGFVSGQVLHVNGGVMTET
- a CDS encoding chemotaxis protein CheW yields the protein MIEEQVVIFRIQEEEYAIPMDAIKGILTPCEIITTPDAPDYLEGIIRKDGQIIPVIRLSAKFGLVGHKPEVCHVILAQIGSQEIGIAADGIIENFCLSATCLDASTRGRSYLGSCIRGLGEIGNGNRVIILLDIAQVFSEAELATLRKLDHYLTIEC
- a CDS encoding sigma-54-dependent Fis family transcriptional regulator → MNVLLVDDSRTSRYWVAKALLRAGHDVVECSSGEEALERFTERYFPLVLSDIVMPGLSGLDLLRKIAAMPEGKETDVVLFTANSEVELAIQALRAGAYDYLRKPINVQELIIIAQRVAEQRVILLEHKQLKERFTYELEAATAQTRQELERLKEVLANAIGMHSVGFFSPVMQNITVQSQKYHTDRTIPVLIEGETGTGKELIATMIHNGCSLNEKPFIAINCAAISPSLFESELFGYEAGAYTGGSSKGHKGKFDLAQGGTLFLDEIGEIPLDLQAKLLRVIQEKEYYRVGGLQKIKTDLRIVCATNVDLTERMKNGTFRKDLYYRLKVGHILLPPLRERPEEILPLAELLLKQFARKKGKKFRTVGAEAAKLLLSYQWPGNVRELRNAMEWVVFMYNDSEVKPLHLGILDSYSPKIVPQSTAMIDPHEFTIPPEGFSLDDYVDRIIEQALEMQQGNKSAAARMLGMTRRALSCRLEKSNSHIADAN